A single genomic interval of Brevibacillus brevis harbors:
- the nrdE gene encoding class 1b ribonucleoside-diphosphate reductase subunit alpha produces MRHIELNNELMQRGNDGFYQLEKDREAVAVFMEEVQSNTMTFGSVKERMDYLIENDFYENVYETYTVEQVDEVFRLAYDADFQFASYMAISKFYKDYSLKTNDKSMYLEQYPDRVAVVALSLGQGDFELAKRLTVSMMDQRLQPATPTFLNAGKSRRGEMVSCFLLEMDDSLNSINFILGTCMQLSKIGGGVAVNLSKLRGRGEPIKGVEGAAKGVMPVLKLLEDAFSYADQMGQRKGSGAAYYNIFGWDINEFLDCKKINADEKARIKTLSIGLIVPNVFYKLAEENKPLTVFAPFSVYKEYGVHLDDMDLDDMYEELLANDRIKKKTVMSAREMLTKIAMIQMESGYPYIMNKTNANNNHALKDLGSVKMSNLCTEIFQLQETSTITNYGEMDIIRRDISCNLASLNIVNVMERKMIRESVHEGIEAITAVSDMTRVENAPGVQKANRELHSVGLGAMNLNGYLAKNKIAYESEEAKDFARTFFMMMNFYSLEKSMEIAKETGKTFLGFEQSEYAKGTYFNKYVTNDYSPRTEKAKLLFEGMHIPTPEDWADLQQKVQKHGVYHAYRLAIAPTQSISYIQNATSSVMPIVEHIETRTYANSTTYYPMPYLSQENYFYYKSAYVIDQFKVIDLIAEIQEHIDQGISTVLHVNSNISTRELARYYIYAAKKGLKSLYYTRTKHLTVEECISCAV; encoded by the coding sequence TTGCGGCATATTGAATTGAACAACGAACTGATGCAGCGTGGCAATGACGGATTTTATCAACTGGAAAAGGATCGGGAAGCGGTTGCGGTCTTCATGGAAGAAGTGCAGTCCAACACGATGACTTTTGGCAGTGTCAAAGAACGCATGGACTATTTGATCGAGAATGACTTCTATGAAAACGTCTATGAAACATACACTGTTGAGCAGGTCGATGAAGTTTTCCGTTTGGCTTATGATGCTGATTTTCAATTTGCTTCGTACATGGCTATCTCCAAATTTTATAAAGATTACTCCTTGAAAACGAACGATAAATCGATGTACTTGGAGCAGTATCCAGACCGGGTGGCCGTTGTGGCACTGTCCCTTGGACAAGGTGACTTTGAGCTCGCCAAGCGTTTAACAGTATCCATGATGGATCAACGCTTGCAGCCAGCGACACCAACCTTCCTGAACGCAGGCAAAAGCCGCCGTGGAGAAATGGTCTCCTGCTTCTTGCTCGAAATGGATGATTCACTGAACTCCATCAACTTTATTTTGGGAACTTGTATGCAGCTATCCAAAATTGGCGGCGGTGTAGCCGTGAACCTGTCCAAGCTTCGCGGACGGGGAGAGCCGATCAAAGGCGTCGAGGGCGCAGCAAAAGGTGTCATGCCCGTTCTCAAGCTGTTGGAGGATGCGTTTTCCTACGCGGATCAAATGGGGCAACGCAAAGGCTCAGGAGCAGCGTACTATAACATCTTCGGCTGGGATATCAACGAGTTTCTTGATTGCAAAAAGATCAATGCAGATGAAAAAGCACGCATCAAAACGTTGTCCATCGGCCTGATCGTACCAAATGTGTTCTACAAGCTGGCTGAGGAAAACAAGCCATTGACTGTGTTTGCTCCGTTCTCCGTGTACAAAGAATACGGCGTGCATCTGGATGATATGGACCTCGATGATATGTACGAGGAGCTCTTGGCAAACGATCGCATCAAGAAAAAGACTGTGATGAGCGCACGCGAGATGTTGACCAAAATCGCGATGATCCAAATGGAATCAGGCTATCCGTACATCATGAACAAGACGAATGCGAACAACAACCATGCGCTGAAAGATCTTGGTTCGGTGAAAATGTCCAACCTGTGCACGGAAATCTTCCAGCTACAAGAGACTTCGACGATCACCAATTACGGCGAGATGGATATCATCCGTCGCGATATTAGCTGCAATCTGGCATCGCTCAATATCGTCAACGTGATGGAACGCAAAATGATCCGTGAATCCGTCCACGAAGGAATCGAAGCCATTACTGCCGTCAGTGACATGACGCGTGTAGAAAACGCTCCAGGCGTTCAAAAGGCAAACCGCGAGCTGCACTCCGTAGGGCTTGGTGCGATGAACCTGAACGGTTATCTGGCAAAGAACAAAATCGCTTACGAGAGTGAAGAAGCGAAGGATTTCGCTCGTACGTTTTTCATGATGATGAACTTCTACTCCTTGGAAAAAAGCATGGAAATTGCCAAGGAAACAGGTAAGACCTTCTTGGGCTTTGAACAATCGGAATATGCAAAAGGTACTTATTTTAACAAGTACGTAACGAACGATTACAGTCCGCGGACGGAAAAAGCAAAGCTTCTCTTCGAAGGAATGCACATTCCGACACCAGAGGATTGGGCTGACCTACAGCAAAAGGTGCAAAAGCATGGCGTTTACCATGCGTACCGTTTGGCGATTGCACCGACACAGAGCATTTCCTACATTCAGAATGCGACTTCTAGCGTGATGCCAATCGTCGAGCATATCGAAACGAGAACGTATGCCAACTCGACGACGTATTACCCGATGCCGTACTTGTCGCAGGAAAACTATTTTTACTACAAATCGGCGTATGTGATCGATCAATTCAAAGTAATTGATTTGATTGCCGAAATTCAAGAGCACATCGACCAAGGAATATCGACTGTGCTGCACGTGAACAGCAATATTTCAACCAGAGAACTGGCTCGCTATTACATTTACGCAGCGAAAAAAGGTCTGAAGTCACTCTACTATACACGTACGAAGCATTTGACTGTAGAAGAGTGCATTAGCTGCGCTGTTTAG
- the nrdI gene encoding class Ib ribonucleoside-diphosphate reductase assembly flavoprotein NrdI, producing the protein MLIAYDSKTGNVRRFVNKINLPHVEIDQDMVLDEPFILITYTTGFGQVPEKVATFLKRNHVHLRGVSASGNRNWGTSFAKSADTIASQYGVPVISKFELSGTGRDVEQFTSGVAAIAAY; encoded by the coding sequence ATGCTAATCGCTTATGATTCAAAAACAGGAAACGTCCGAAGATTCGTCAACAAAATTAATTTGCCACATGTGGAAATTGATCAAGATATGGTGCTGGACGAGCCATTCATTTTGATCACATACACGACGGGATTCGGACAAGTGCCGGAGAAGGTGGCGACGTTCCTGAAGCGAAATCATGTCCATCTGCGCGGAGTATCTGCCAGCGGCAACCGCAACTGGGGAACCAGCTTTGCCAAAAGCGCGGATACGATCGCGAGCCAATACGGCGTTCCGGTGATTTCTAAATTTGAACTGTCCGGTACCGGCCGTGACGTGGAACAATTTACGAGTGGGGTGGCAGCAATTGCGGCATATTGA
- a CDS encoding alpha/beta hydrolase: MKSTDYQPVVIPRSYSKSMTYQERDYHIFVSVPAAPPPESGFPVIYLLDGNSVFATMTEAIRIQSRGPERTGVYPAIVVGIGYPTDDPYHPARFFDYTYEVPASELPGNPKGAAWPQMGGAEQFLTFLEEQLKPSIENDFPIDRTQQAIFGHSLGGLFVLHVLLSRPHAFQRYIAGSPSIHWNESVLLTKESQLPSLLTDDLDVHALLTIGELENDGRFLVKEKSLAMVERLASMGKGQIKASFQEFVAENHSSVLPVLVSQGLKFATKKTAR, translated from the coding sequence ATGAAAAGCACCGACTATCAACCTGTCGTCATTCCTCGTTCTTACAGTAAAAGCATGACTTATCAAGAGCGGGACTATCATATTTTCGTAAGTGTTCCTGCCGCCCCCCCTCCGGAATCAGGCTTTCCCGTCATATATTTGCTAGATGGCAACTCTGTTTTTGCCACCATGACCGAAGCGATACGGATACAATCACGTGGCCCTGAACGAACTGGCGTGTATCCTGCTATCGTCGTCGGGATTGGGTATCCAACGGACGATCCGTACCATCCTGCCCGTTTCTTTGATTACACCTATGAAGTTCCCGCCTCAGAGCTTCCTGGCAACCCAAAAGGAGCCGCCTGGCCTCAGATGGGGGGAGCAGAGCAGTTCCTCACCTTTTTGGAGGAGCAGCTCAAGCCTAGCATCGAAAACGACTTCCCCATCGATCGGACGCAGCAAGCGATTTTTGGACATTCGCTAGGGGGCTTGTTTGTCTTGCATGTACTTTTATCGAGACCACACGCTTTTCAGCGGTATATCGCTGGCAGTCCCTCGATCCACTGGAATGAGAGTGTCCTGCTTACGAAGGAGAGCCAATTGCCGAGCCTGCTGACAGATGACCTCGACGTCCATGCGCTCCTCACCATTGGAGAGCTGGAAAACGATGGCCGGTTCTTGGTCAAAGAAAAATCCCTGGCGATGGTCGAACGATTAGCCTCCATGGGCAAAGGTCAAATCAAAGCTTCCTTCCAAGAATTTGTTGCCGAAAATCATTCGTCCGTTTTGCCAGTCTTGGTTAGCCAAGGACTCAAATTCGCTACGAAAAAAACTGCCCGCTAA
- a CDS encoding ACT domain-containing protein, with product MTQHAGLRELAELIRRLEPELASAQLSILAHENKEEIATLLVEGLGTKVPVQHSSGEYANHLAVLRVGANKYTFAQDWREVYISEINYCACRIPPGAHGLLVHHIDYPGVIYDVSRKLAEYQINVSKLNVSREQKGKNALLISVTDEEITPTIVAAIEELPQITKVLSLQ from the coding sequence ATGACCCAACATGCTGGACTGCGTGAGCTGGCTGAACTGATTCGAAGACTCGAGCCAGAGTTAGCGAGTGCACAATTAAGTATTCTTGCTCATGAAAATAAAGAGGAAATCGCAACGCTGTTAGTGGAAGGACTCGGTACGAAGGTACCTGTCCAACATAGCTCCGGCGAATATGCGAATCATTTGGCGGTTTTGCGGGTAGGGGCGAACAAGTACACCTTCGCGCAAGATTGGAGAGAAGTGTACATCAGTGAAATCAATTACTGCGCGTGTCGCATACCTCCAGGGGCCCATGGGTTGTTGGTTCACCATATCGATTATCCAGGCGTGATTTATGACGTCTCACGAAAACTGGCTGAATATCAAATCAATGTTTCCAAGTTGAATGTATCGCGCGAGCAAAAAGGGAAGAATGCCCTGCTTATCTCTGTGACCGACGAAGAGATTACACCGACGATTGTAGCTGCCATCGAAGAGCTGCCCCAAATCACCAAAGTGTTATCTCTACAGTAA
- the mnmA gene encoding tRNA 2-thiouridine(34) synthase MnmA — protein MKRPEDTRVVVGMSGGVDSSVTAYLLKQQGYDVIGIFMKNWDDTDEFGHCTAEEDFQDVRRVCEQIGIPYYTVNFEKEYMDKVFQYFLDEYKRGRTPNPDVMCNREIKFGELLAKVMDLGADYIATGHYAQVKYIDGEYKLIRGADNNKDQTYFLNVLGQEQLSKTMFPIGHLPKPQVREIAEKAGLYTAKKKDSTGICFIGERNFREFLQNYLPAKQGNIETVDGAVIGTHDGLMYYTLGQRQGLGIGGGHGTSGQPWFVVDKDLERNVLIVGEGSDHIRLYSKSLLATNVSWVSDKKPSETFTCTAKFRYRQPDQGVTVHPLEDGTVEVVFDQPQKAVTPGQAVVFYDGEVCLGGGTIDKVRLVDKEN, from the coding sequence ATGAAGCGACCAGAAGATACACGCGTCGTTGTCGGCATGTCCGGCGGAGTCGACTCCTCCGTGACGGCTTACCTGCTTAAGCAACAGGGATATGACGTCATCGGCATCTTCATGAAAAACTGGGATGATACCGATGAATTCGGCCACTGCACGGCGGAAGAAGACTTCCAGGATGTCCGGCGCGTCTGTGAACAGATCGGCATTCCATATTACACGGTAAACTTTGAAAAAGAATACATGGACAAGGTATTCCAGTATTTTTTGGATGAATATAAACGGGGACGTACACCGAATCCGGATGTCATGTGCAACCGTGAAATCAAGTTCGGTGAGCTTCTCGCCAAGGTCATGGATCTTGGGGCAGATTATATTGCTACCGGCCATTACGCGCAGGTCAAGTACATCGATGGTGAGTACAAGCTGATTCGTGGTGCTGACAACAACAAGGACCAGACTTACTTCTTGAATGTATTGGGCCAAGAACAGCTATCCAAAACGATGTTCCCGATTGGTCATCTCCCGAAACCGCAAGTAAGGGAGATCGCAGAGAAAGCAGGACTCTATACAGCGAAAAAGAAAGATAGTACAGGGATCTGCTTTATTGGTGAGCGCAACTTCCGCGAGTTTTTGCAAAACTATTTGCCTGCCAAACAAGGAAATATCGAGACCGTAGATGGAGCAGTCATCGGTACGCACGACGGACTGATGTACTATACACTGGGTCAACGACAAGGCTTGGGTATTGGCGGAGGTCATGGCACGAGCGGACAGCCTTGGTTTGTTGTAGACAAAGATCTGGAGCGGAATGTCCTGATCGTCGGTGAAGGCTCTGATCATATCCGTCTGTACTCGAAGAGTCTCTTGGCGACCAACGTGAGCTGGGTGAGTGACAAGAAGCCTTCCGAAACGTTTACTTGTACAGCGAAATTCCGTTATCGCCAGCCGGATCAGGGAGTAACCGTTCACCCACTGGAGGATGGTACCGTAGAAGTTGTATTTGATCAGCCGCAAAAAGCGGTGACACCTGGTCAAGCTGTCGTCTTCTACGATGGGGAAGTATGCTTGGGTGGCGGTACGATTGACAAGGTACGCTTAGTCGATAAAGAGAACTAA
- the tlp gene encoding small acid-soluble spore protein Tlp: MAKPDDRSDNAEKLQQMISNTEENIRESEDYLSAHAGEISAEEKATLEAKNQRREESIEGYRAEIKDESSQA, translated from the coding sequence ATGGCGAAGCCGGATGACCGTTCTGACAACGCAGAAAAACTTCAACAAATGATTTCCAATACGGAAGAGAACATTCGTGAGTCCGAAGATTATCTGTCGGCTCATGCTGGAGAGATTTCTGCTGAGGAAAAAGCAACCCTCGAAGCGAAAAATCAGCGTCGTGAAGAAAGCATCGAGGGATATCGTGCGGAAATCAAGGATGAATCTTCGCAGGCTTAA
- a CDS encoding DUF952 domain-containing protein: MQDSIIYCMVPKAYWEKWKDKDHYLPRDYDQEGFIHATKGDELLEKVANRVYAQFDEELYVLVVDETKTTSEVKYEAAKDGLLYPHIYGPLNQEAIVDRKQMNRIDGQWRLGTSIR; this comes from the coding sequence ATGCAAGACTCTATTATTTACTGCATGGTACCAAAAGCATACTGGGAAAAGTGGAAGGACAAGGATCATTACTTACCGCGCGATTACGACCAGGAAGGCTTTATTCACGCGACAAAAGGGGACGAGCTGCTTGAAAAGGTAGCAAACCGTGTCTATGCACAGTTTGACGAGGAGTTGTATGTACTCGTTGTGGATGAAACAAAAACGACTTCGGAAGTCAAATACGAGGCAGCGAAGGATGGGTTGCTTTATCCGCACATCTACGGACCGCTAAATCAAGAGGCGATTGTAGATAGGAAGCAAATGAATCGGATAGACGGTCAGTGGCGTCTGGGAACGTCCATCCGTTAA
- a CDS encoding glycerophosphodiester phosphodiesterase family protein, which translates to MSKQQDQPRKKWFQRKRIWLPLLFVAFLFLGNSSYLAKEPEGEPFLLAHRGMAQTFHMENITNETCTAERIYPPEHPYLENTIPSMQAAFDAGADVVELDVQWTKDNRFAVFHDWRLDCRTNGTGVTRDYTLAELQQLDIGYHYTADEGRTFPFRGKGIGMMPSLDDVLQTFPDRSLLIHIKSNDPLEGKALADALAKLPAERLAQLSVYGGDKPIETLKQQLPQLRVMSMATMKSCLIPYIATGWSGYVPEACAQTQLHIPDQIAPWLWGWPNRFMARMEAKDTRVILVAGSGDVSQGFDVPTDLKRVPESFTGGIWTNRIDLIGPAFHENVEK; encoded by the coding sequence ATGTCAAAACAACAAGATCAACCACGAAAGAAATGGTTCCAGCGAAAACGCATCTGGCTTCCCCTTCTTTTCGTCGCTTTCCTGTTTCTGGGTAACAGCTCTTATCTTGCAAAAGAGCCAGAAGGCGAGCCTTTTTTACTTGCTCATCGCGGGATGGCACAAACCTTTCATATGGAGAACATCACCAATGAAACGTGTACGGCGGAACGGATTTATCCACCGGAGCATCCGTACCTGGAAAATACGATTCCGTCCATGCAGGCGGCTTTTGATGCGGGCGCGGACGTTGTCGAGCTCGATGTACAATGGACGAAAGACAATCGATTCGCGGTGTTTCATGACTGGAGGCTCGACTGTCGGACAAACGGTACCGGTGTCACGAGAGATTATACCTTGGCCGAATTACAACAGCTTGACATTGGCTACCATTATACAGCGGATGAAGGGAGAACCTTCCCCTTCCGTGGAAAAGGGATTGGCATGATGCCCTCTCTCGATGATGTGCTACAAACATTCCCTGATCGCTCGCTACTTATCCATATTAAAAGCAATGACCCACTCGAGGGGAAGGCGTTAGCGGATGCTTTGGCAAAATTGCCTGCTGAACGACTGGCACAGCTCTCTGTTTATGGCGGTGACAAGCCAATCGAGACATTGAAACAACAACTGCCCCAGCTGCGTGTGATGTCTATGGCGACTATGAAAAGCTGCCTGATCCCGTACATCGCAACCGGTTGGTCCGGATATGTACCAGAAGCCTGTGCACAAACCCAATTGCATATTCCTGATCAGATTGCCCCATGGCTCTGGGGTTGGCCAAATCGTTTCATGGCAAGAATGGAGGCAAAAGATACCCGCGTGATCCTAGTCGCAGGGAGTGGAGATGTGTCGCAAGGCTTTGATGTTCCGACTGATTTAAAACGAGTTCCAGAAAGCTTTACTGGGGGAATATGGACGAACCGGATTGATCTAATTGGTCCAGCCTTTCACGAAAACGTAGAAAAATAA
- a CDS encoding P1 family peptidase, which translates to MTRKRARECGVLIGTGTPGAYNAITDVKGVRVGHKTILKEDVCSGVTVIIPNEGQLEGQHFPAGFFSFNGTGEFTGSHWIEETGTLVTPIVFTGSHLLGLAHHHLARATRKIEGLEPFSNGIVAETWDGWLSDLEKTQIQYEDLEEAIVEAQTGNVEEGNVGGGTGMICFEFKGGIGTSSRIVETECGTFTVGTLVQTNFGRRQDLKVNGIPVGQMISENEVPLPWVTPENDGSFLVTIATDAPLLPTQCKRISKRASLAMAQLGAIGEEGSGDFFLTFSTGNCYSYGDEQMSTVKMFPSEQLDALFEAAIEAVKEAILNSMLMAETIQGQKNRTVHALPLDRFVEIMSR; encoded by the coding sequence ATGACGAGAAAACGAGCGAGAGAATGTGGCGTATTGATTGGGACGGGTACCCCAGGTGCGTATAATGCAATTACGGATGTAAAAGGAGTGCGGGTCGGCCACAAAACGATTCTCAAGGAAGACGTTTGTTCGGGTGTTACGGTGATAATTCCCAACGAAGGACAATTGGAGGGGCAGCATTTCCCTGCTGGTTTTTTCTCCTTTAACGGTACGGGGGAGTTTACGGGAAGTCACTGGATAGAAGAGACCGGTACGCTTGTGACACCGATTGTATTTACGGGAAGCCATCTGCTAGGGCTGGCACATCATCATCTTGCTCGTGCGACGAGAAAAATCGAGGGGCTTGAACCGTTTTCTAATGGAATCGTCGCGGAGACTTGGGATGGTTGGTTGAGTGATCTCGAAAAGACGCAGATTCAGTACGAGGATTTGGAAGAAGCGATTGTGGAGGCGCAAACAGGAAATGTCGAGGAAGGCAATGTGGGTGGGGGTACCGGAATGATCTGCTTCGAATTCAAGGGCGGAATCGGAACCTCTTCACGCATCGTTGAGACTGAATGTGGCACGTTTACTGTCGGGACATTGGTGCAGACGAATTTTGGCAGAAGACAGGATTTAAAAGTGAATGGTATTCCTGTGGGCCAGATGATCTCCGAAAATGAAGTTCCATTGCCGTGGGTAACACCTGAAAATGATGGTTCTTTCTTAGTGACGATTGCGACAGACGCGCCTCTCTTGCCGACACAATGCAAGCGCATTTCCAAGCGAGCGTCACTCGCAATGGCACAGCTCGGCGCAATTGGCGAGGAGGGCAGCGGTGATTTCTTTCTGACCTTCTCCACAGGAAATTGCTATTCATATGGCGATGAGCAAATGAGCACAGTGAAAATGTTTCCGTCCGAACAACTGGATGCACTGTTTGAAGCAGCAATCGAAGCAGTCAAGGAAGCGATTTTGAACTCCATGTTGATGGCGGAAACGATACAAGGCCAGAAAAACAGAACCGTACATGCATTGCCACTGGATCGTTTCGTAGAAATCATGTCTCGTTAA
- a CDS encoding GNAT family N-acetyltransferase translates to MVISQRLLSVNGLSYAIRSAMETDAQQLSELRLQIDGETENLDRERGEAFIDGQGFEHIIKTDAESARNLFLVAVVQDRIVGFSRCAGVYLNRFAHKVEFGVCVLQEFWGYGMGKNLLQESIAWADANHITKMTLNVMETNEKAIELYKRFGFEIEGVLKNDKVLSDGNYYNAIIMGRFKNDRRVT, encoded by the coding sequence ATGGTAATCAGCCAACGACTACTTTCTGTGAACGGGTTATCTTACGCGATTCGCTCTGCAATGGAAACAGATGCACAACAATTGTCGGAACTGCGCCTGCAAATCGATGGGGAGACTGAAAATTTGGACAGAGAAAGAGGAGAGGCTTTCATCGATGGGCAAGGATTCGAACACATCATCAAAACGGATGCGGAAAGTGCTAGAAATTTGTTTTTAGTGGCGGTTGTACAGGATCGGATTGTCGGGTTCTCCAGATGTGCAGGTGTTTACTTAAACAGATTTGCGCACAAAGTAGAGTTTGGTGTATGCGTTTTGCAAGAGTTCTGGGGTTACGGTATGGGGAAAAATCTCTTGCAGGAATCGATTGCCTGGGCAGACGCCAACCACATTACCAAAATGACGTTGAATGTAATGGAAACGAATGAAAAGGCAATTGAGCTGTACAAACGGTTTGGTTTTGAAATCGAAGGAGTACTCAAAAACGACAAAGTTCTTTCCGATGGCAATTATTACAACGCCATTATTATGGGGAGATTCAAAAATGACAGGAGAGTAACATGA
- a CDS encoding YolD-like family protein, with product MANSSLEVTSEEREAFMYMLRDSARENYPLNVSWCVSFEGERGNTSSMWGVVKWVDPKARRVQLANQTGSQWIEMEKIINVHA from the coding sequence GTGGCGAACAGCAGTCTTGAAGTAACGAGCGAAGAAAGAGAGGCATTTATGTACATGCTGCGAGATTCGGCAAGAGAGAATTATCCCTTGAATGTGAGCTGGTGTGTGTCCTTTGAGGGGGAGCGGGGGAATACGAGTAGCATGTGGGGAGTCGTCAAATGGGTTGACCCGAAGGCGAGACGTGTTCAATTAGCAAACCAAACGGGTAGTCAATGGATCGAGATGGAGAAAATTATCAATGTACATGCATAG
- a CDS encoding bile acid:sodium symporter family protein, producing MNGLAKLNRSLEKIMPILTPSSVAIGVIAGTHLQPFAFLSPWVFAFMTFTGSLGSGFKEFAKVLTRPLPLIVNLLILHALMPLVAWSMARLFYPDDIHVITGFLLAALIPTGITSFLWSSIYFGNIALTLSIILLDTMLSPLIVPLGMSLFLGATVEMDLAELMKGLFYMIVLPSLVGMLLNHLSKGNVKKTLAPKLAPFSKMGMGVVVAINSSMVSSYFHMIDAKLVGMAVLVLVVAILGYLMGWGIARLFGWERDVIVTLTFNSGMRNISAGAVMAITYFPAPVALPVVLGMLFQQILASTFGKFLELVEKRPQHQPQELSS from the coding sequence ATGAACGGGTTAGCCAAACTGAATCGATCGCTTGAGAAAATCATGCCCATACTAACGCCGAGTAGTGTTGCCATTGGCGTAATAGCGGGGACACATTTGCAACCGTTTGCTTTTTTGTCTCCTTGGGTGTTTGCTTTCATGACATTTACCGGAAGTCTGGGTTCGGGATTTAAAGAATTTGCAAAGGTACTGACCAGGCCGCTCCCTTTAATCGTCAACTTGTTGATTCTTCATGCACTTATGCCGCTTGTTGCTTGGTCAATGGCACGGTTGTTTTATCCAGACGATATTCACGTCATTACGGGCTTTTTGTTGGCGGCCTTAATTCCCACAGGGATCACGAGCTTCTTATGGTCGTCGATTTATTTCGGAAACATCGCACTCACGCTATCCATTATTTTGTTGGATACGATGCTCTCCCCATTGATAGTTCCGTTGGGGATGTCCTTATTTTTAGGGGCAACAGTCGAGATGGATTTGGCTGAACTGATGAAGGGTTTGTTTTATATGATTGTGTTGCCATCTCTTGTCGGTATGCTGCTCAATCATTTATCAAAAGGGAACGTCAAAAAAACGCTGGCCCCAAAATTAGCGCCATTTTCTAAGATGGGAATGGGTGTTGTCGTAGCAATCAACAGCTCGATGGTCTCGTCTTACTTTCATATGATAGACGCTAAATTGGTGGGAATGGCGGTGCTCGTACTGGTAGTAGCCATTTTGGGTTATTTGATGGGGTGGGGGATCGCAAGGTTGTTCGGATGGGAGCGTGATGTAATCGTCACGTTAACCTTCAACAGTGGGATGCGAAACATTAGTGCAGGGGCAGTTATGGCGATCACGTACTTTCCTGCGCCTGTTGCACTTCCTGTTGTTCTCGGTATGCTTTTTCAACAAATACTCGCTTCTACCTTCGGGAAGTTTTTGGAGCTGGTCGAGAAAAGACCGCAGCATCAACCACAGGAATTATCAAGCTAA
- a CDS encoding YhcN/YlaJ family sporulation lipoprotein: MRATFVVLTLAFALTVTGCSKQSGTETKQKAEPEPLCMPVPVRHYQWEERARSITASVKGIDKIVVMQIDKELDVAIQVTNFNRFKLESIQKEVGKKLKEAFPDANIHVTADKRLIKDLQKLSEERWPTDVKEACQKKKSLKAIEKKMKG; this comes from the coding sequence GTGCGCGCAACTTTCGTGGTGCTGACACTAGCTTTTGCTTTGACCGTAACAGGGTGTTCGAAGCAATCTGGTACAGAAACGAAGCAAAAAGCGGAACCGGAACCGTTATGCATGCCTGTTCCCGTCAGACATTATCAGTGGGAAGAGCGAGCGAGATCGATTACAGCGAGCGTGAAGGGCATAGACAAAATAGTGGTTATGCAAATCGATAAAGAGCTTGATGTGGCTATTCAAGTGACGAATTTTAATCGGTTCAAGCTGGAATCGATTCAAAAAGAAGTCGGAAAGAAATTAAAAGAGGCCTTCCCAGATGCCAATATTCATGTGACAGCTGACAAGCGATTGATAAAAGATTTGCAAAAGCTGAGTGAAGAACGGTGGCCAACCGATGTAAAAGAGGCATGCCAGAAGAAGAAATCTCTAAAGGCAATTGAAAAGAAAATGAAGGGCTAG
- a CDS encoding O-methyltransferase, with the protein MNREQWTAVDHYFTDKLLEADSVLDTVLQENAAAGLPAIDVAPNQGKFLHLLARIQGARSILEIGTLGGYSTIWLARALPADGRLITLEYDPKHAEVAQSNIARAGLDQIVEVKVGLALDSLIQLHKENQGPFDFIFIDADKKGNPDYFQWALKLSRKGTVIITDNVVRSGQVVDETSTDPNIVGVRQFTDLVAEEQRVSGTVVQTVGSKGYDGFAIMLVTGEN; encoded by the coding sequence ATGAATAGAGAGCAATGGACAGCGGTCGATCACTATTTTACGGATAAATTACTGGAAGCCGATTCCGTTTTAGACACAGTTCTTCAAGAGAACGCAGCTGCAGGTCTTCCAGCTATTGATGTAGCACCCAATCAAGGTAAATTTCTTCATCTGTTAGCACGGATCCAAGGCGCTCGTTCGATTTTGGAAATTGGCACTCTGGGTGGATACAGTACCATCTGGCTAGCCCGCGCACTCCCTGCTGACGGTCGTCTCATTACTCTCGAATATGATCCAAAGCATGCGGAAGTTGCACAATCGAACATTGCCCGCGCAGGACTGGATCAGATCGTGGAAGTGAAGGTTGGACTTGCCCTTGATTCTCTCATCCAACTTCACAAAGAAAATCAGGGTCCTTTTGATTTTATTTTTATCGATGCAGATAAAAAAGGAAACCCCGACTATTTCCAATGGGCATTGAAGCTCTCTCGCAAAGGTACTGTGATTATCACGGATAATGTTGTACGAAGTGGTCAAGTCGTGGACGAAACAAGCACGGATCCCAATATTGTCGGTGTACGTCAATTCACCGATTTAGTAGCTGAAGAGCAACGTGTCAGTGGAACCGTTGTACAGACAGTTGGCAGCAAGGGCTATGATGGCTTTGCGATCATGCTAGTCACCGGGGAGAACTAG